TAAACGTCTATCAATTTGTTTGCTTTACGATCGAGAAAAGCTCAAATAAGGTCACTTCATTAACAGTCCActtcttattttattttcccttttgacaccttgaaaatgttttgaaaaaggccaCGTTAGGTATTTCCACGGGGATTTGCATTGTTGCTCTAACCGGGAGATTTGATGAAACTCTTGGAAACTCTCGGGAAAACCGGGAGAGTTGGCAGGTATGCTAATCATCCAGCAACAGCTATTCGGCATTAGTGACCCCCATCATCCTCCATTGTTGGCAATGATACAAGCAATGGCTAATTTCCCTTTGCGTGTTGACACTCAGTTATTTACCCACGCAGTCACCAGCTTCGTTTATTTGGAAATCCACTCCAGTAACTCTATTTCAAACAAAGCCCGTGttggtttattttaagtgaaatGATAATTCGCCTCGCTTATGCAAGACACCGCTGTGTCTCAATATAAACATTCACCGTGAGGCTATTGTTTTCATCAAATCCCGCAGACAATTAGTTCATATTGTATATACTTATACAAAAGTAGGGTTGCTTAAGTCTTTTAAGCGCTTCTGATGGGCGAAAATAATTACTTCCTAAGGTCGCTATAACGACTGGAACAAACAAATCAGTGTGAGCCTTTTGAAGCTGGAGAAAAAAACTATCAGGAAATCTCAAGGAGTGAGACCATCAGCAGAGATTTCACTTATCAAAGCGTGTAATCGTGAGATTGTCGGCGAATCGTTTAAATCTGTCGAGTGGCTGAAGTAAAAATGAGTTTGGAAGCACCGATGGTAGAAGTGGTAGAGATGCTTAAAGACACTAAAACGGACAAGGCAGCAAAGAATTTAAAGCCTGTAAAAGCTGGACGAGATCTTCTAGCAACAGGAACTGTGAATAGAACTCGGCCACCAAGTAGTGTCTCAATGACGCAATCGATGGGAACTTCACATTCAAGACAAGAGATGCGACGCGCACCCGAAGTTGCGGCGGAAAATACTTACAAAATGGCACCAGATAGGAAATTTCCCGAAGGAGACGTGCGCTTAATCCTCGAGGAAATTTTAACTGATAGATTGGCCGAAACGAAGTACGACGCCGAGCATTGTCGACAGCTGTCGAAGTCGATTTCGGACACAGTGAAAAACAGAGTCAAAGAGCTCAAAATAGAACGCTACAAGATCATATGTCTTGTTCATATCGGGCAAATGGGAAACCAAGGAATGAGAATTGGTAGCAGATGTCTCTGGGATACGAATTTTGACACTTATTCCTCGTTTATGTTTAAGAACGGTTCTCTGTTTGCAGCCGCCACGGTTTATGGGGTTTATTTTGAGTGACAGCGTGATACTTTTTTTATCATCAACCAAGCGTGGGATCAACTACTTTGGAGACCTAATAGATGTGCACAATATGTTGCAgatctaaaaaaatattatttaaaggTGTTTGCTTGCTAAGGAAGTAGGAAACTGTTGAAGTTAAATATACAAGTGTGTTTTACTTTTGGAAAATCTTACAGGGTGCGTTAACTGAAAAAAGGTACTGAGTTTAACATTGCTTTTTTCAACCTTAAGACTAGGAAAACGTTAAATTTAAGGTTATGTTTTGTCTCTCTTGgcagtttctttttttcgtgaCGTTAATTTTTAAAGTCGTGGAGTTGGATTACAAGTGAGTGTAAATCTACACGGTGTATAATTTGTCCGTCGTGCAGGTGctttaataaacaaaaaaatggaaatacTTTTAACTCTTCTCTTCATCGTTCGCAAGCAGGGACGGTCAACGTTGGCTGAGGGGAAAAGGTCAGTATCTTTCAAGTTGATCAAGAACGATCATGCGCATAGTGGTTACCTGAAGGCGACTAGGTCTGCCTTACTAAGGCTGACCAGGGGTGTAAGAAGGCTATAGAAGACTCGGACCAAGCCACTGTTCGAATGTTTTATCCTCATAAAAGCCAAGCAATTAAAATAGCCTATTGGCTATTTTCTCTCTCGCTCTACATTGTTTTCAATAAAGAGCATCCAAATTTATCGCCGACGTGCTGCGCTACTTCTAGGCGTGTTATACGTTGaccacaaaaagagaaaaacgagGCCTGATTATGAACTATCCAAACGAGAAGACTTGGCGCAAGAGACTGGGGTGGGAGAGATGTGCTAGGGGTAAGGTGCGGGAGGTGACACCGGAAGAGAGAGAGGAGCTGAGCTTTCCCAATAGAGAATTGAATTAATTCTTACTTCTCAACAACCTCTTGGATGATAACGCTTTGTTCTACTGGAAATCATTTCTAGTAGAACAACCGTTTTCATCAAAGAGGTTGTTCAGATATTAGAATTAATAGAGATCACTCATaaagcctgcgagcaggctctccgAGAGACTTGGGCTGGCGGTTGATGGAGTTAACGGAGTCTCCTCCACTAACTATGCTAAAATGAACGAGTCTTTAGTCCTGAACTCCTTGACGCCGCTTTTTGACAAGCCGACAGGAGATCAGAACCCTCGCTGTTCTGTCTGTTATCTTCCTTCCCTCTTCACTTGTTCTAACGCTTCTTCATAGGAAATTGGTTTCGGTCGATTTTTCTCGATAAACTGCGGAGAAAACAAGTAAAGTTTGATGAAGTGGTGAGCCTTCGAGGAACCTTTAAAATTGTGTGAATGGGTAATGAAGCTCTAAAAGCTAGCGACATGTGATTCCACTAATGAAGATATCATAAAACGAATGGTCAACTACGGAGAGAGAAAGTCCATGCTTGAAAGCTCTTGATACATGCATCTCTCGCTCGTCTACAAAGAGCCTTCTAGCACGCTAGTCAAAGAGAAGGCGACACTGAGGTTCTGCTGTTTGCGTCATCCTCATGCAGGGTTAATTCGTACAGATGCAACACGTGAGAATGCAAGTTGTGTGCGTAACATGGGCATACCTTTTGTGTATCCTCAAGTGTTGTGTAGCGATAGCTACTGTTGGCACCCCTAGCGTACGACTCGTACATTCTCTGATTAATTTCCACAAACTGTTCAACTAATCGTATTTGTTCTCGCAGCATGTTATTAAGTGCTATGATGGCAGGATTGTAAGCTGTCATGGCTGGTGGGAAAGAAAATAGGGGTTACTTGGAAGGTGAACCTCCCTATAAATTCAATCCAGATAATTCGCGTAGTAACAAGAGCTTAGGAAAAGATCGTTGAACATGACGGAACGTAAGAGTTTGTCCGGAAAAGACAATAAAATATGAATATCAGACCAGAATCATTTTACCGTTGTGTAGCAAAGGTGTCGGAGTCTGCAGTAAGCTTAAATCTTGCAAGTAAGATATCCACGTCAatcaaacaacaataaaaccaGGAAACAATATTTTTAGAAAAGGCTGCGTAGTAATAATAGAGAGTAACACTAATTTGAACCAAACAAATAAGCCCAgaacaaatgaaaaatgtaataCTTTTTATGGGTAGTTTGCACTTCTACTTAATGGGTTGTccccttcgcagccgtctttcgggaccTCACGCTCCGCTTCCCCTTTCGGGGGACCGTGGCGTGACATCCCgtaagacggctgcgaaggagacaaCTTTATAATGGAGCACGCagtgacattattttatcaaaataaagcTTGCATCTGATTGCTTTCATTTCTGTACATACATGAatgcattataataattaaaactGGCCTCTGTTGTTCAAAGAGTGGAGAGCACTACccactcaataggttttgatcGCTGTTATCCGCGGGATGGTGATAAATCTCGTGGGTAACGCGATTCACCCTTTCTCAAATTCATGAATAAtgcatgaagagaaaacaacgaAACTAACTACTGTGAAGGAGgcttggatatgtgatcctaattatcataaaattcgcagaacttttgctttgaatttctccaagaattattttAAACTGCTTTGacaagctatatcaaacacgcGAAAGACTGTTTCATAAAAGAGCAAAACACTtcaaagttggttaaaaaaaacttggtTTGCATCtcgtttttcaacccacttctcagtgtttggacaTCTGATGAAACTCTTCCTTGTGTTGGATATATTACTTGAACAAGTGGGGCTTGGTTAATACCTTCCATGGCCTCGGGTGGAACAGTGTGGGTTGCTATGGGAGTTGGGTCAACATACTGCATGCCTTGTGGAGTGCTACTGGTTGCCATACCCACACCAAGACCTAAACTCAAAACAAATGACTCAAATCATTGTTATATATTTGAAAAGATCAATCAACGACTGAATTTCTTATACAGTCAATGAAAAAAGGTAGTGGACTGTGAATTGATTATTGAATCAATAAttataagtaataataatattgcaagtCACTGATTGAGTCAGTCAGTCACTTGATAAGTCAGTGAGACAGTCTGTTTGGGTAATCATTCAAGAACTCAACCATTGGGTCATTCAAAAATTAGGTTTTATCAAactagttgataaaggttgaataaacACCTTAaaatatttagaaagctgacatttctaATGTCAGCGCTCTGACAAagtgctaacgctcgaaacatcagctttctaaatctttcacagtggttattcgacctttatcaacaaGTTTGATAAAAaccaattatttttgtttcactctttcacagcaccacagtttcttttgacACTAGAAACCCATTAGATCATTCAGTGAGTCACCCAACCAGAAGAAAAGTCAAAGAAATAATCAGTTATTGAGTCAGCCATCCCTTTCAGCAATAAGCAACCATTTACTTAGTCAGGATTCAGTAAGTTAGTTACAGACACAATAATTCACCAAATATTATTGGTTACAAAAAGTAGTTCTAACTATTAGGGATGTTAAGATGGCAATCTGTTTGTAATAATTTCGGTAAAATGCAATATACCTGATGGCATGGTGAAGTGATCCCTTGTAGGGACTGTTTGAACACCAACATCACACCTGTACTTGTTACTACTATGTGCATTCTATCAATAGAGAAAAAACAAATCACTCTTTAAGAGGAATAGAAACAGCAAGCATTTTATTGGGAGCAGTGCACATAAAGATCTCTAAAACATTCATTAAGATAAAAAAgaggcaataataataatgatagcaataatagcaattattattattagtatttaccaaatcagtggatagcaattttcgcgcgttttgattggctcccgtaactcggaatatccttggatatttactgttttgcgaatggagagaaaaatggcgcgtcctttcgcgaaagtttcagaagaagaaatttaggaagcgtttttttatccatctgatttggtaaatactaaaacaactatccccctcagggtcggtgaagagcagtggatatatacctcgacgctttgcatctcagtatatatccaccactattcacctccccatcgggggatagttgtatattattactaCTATCAATGATTTATGGGTTCTATTGTTTGAGACTTTTTGTAACTCTAATAAAATGAGACTCAAAATGGTAACCAAGCACCCGACATGTCTAACCATCAATATCCAAGTTCCACAGCTTTTCTCAAGAACACTGGCATCTTTCTAGTATGACAACTACCAGGGTGCaaaaatttgtataggtaatcacatgattttgaatagggcaagtgcaatttggagtctgaaaaatttacaagtgcttatttattccaaattgctcgagaaaaatcatgtgattacttattaatgaTATACATGGATAAATatgagatggttaagcagaagaaacaaaTGCGTCTCACCTAATCAGAGAAAAATTGTGCCATCCAGGGCAtgtgcttgatttgaaagcaagagatttgattggttatctatgagtttctttgataattgaacaatcagaatgcttggtttgttacctctttttgcactgtttacaagaaaaaaaaaactgcactgctcttaaccaatcagaacggagaaattttttaatgtatattaaTACTAGGTTATGAAATAGAatgaaaagggtcaaattagCACAGTAGAGAGAAGCTGACATTTTGTTGGAGTGAAAGGTTAGTGCTTGAAATAACAGCTTCCTACCGTTcctcttttaaatttttgtaatttgatgCTTATCAAGTTGTTTGATATGAAATTTTTGTGTCTCACTTCTCCACTGAGAATTCACCCCAGGTTTTTTTAACCTTTTACTTGTTCACTATCTGGGTGCATCATGAACATGGGATCTATACCATCATCATTGTAAGAattcaataaaaaatttttaCCCTTGGATTAAGGTACTGTACCTTACTCTTGCTGTATTCTGAAATGGTACTCTTAGAATGTGACCTTTCACTTGATCTCGAGCTGTGTGATGTCCTTGAAGAATTAGATGACCTTGAACTCCGGGATGCCCTTGATCTTCTTGAGGACCGTGAAGCTTTTGATGTTGTCAAATTTTTGTTGTCACTGTAACTATGCGAATGCGACCTCTCACTTTGAGATTTTACTTCACTTCCTGATGAGAAGTCATTGGTGTAAGAATGTTCTGACCTGGTTTGATTTGTGTCATGTTTGCTTCTTGAGGTCTCGCTGATAGTTCTTGTCGACATTGACCTCTTTCTTTCTGAATCATGTTGGTTTCTGCTGTTGCTTCTCTGTCTCACAtctttaatattttcaata
This window of the Acropora muricata isolate sample 2 chromosome 14, ASM3666990v1, whole genome shotgun sequence genome carries:
- the LOC136899201 gene encoding dynein light chain Tctex-type 5-B-like; protein product: MSLEAPMVEVVEMLKDTKTDKAAKNLKPVKAGRDLLATGTVNRTRPPSSVSMTQSMGTSHSRQEMRRAPEVAAENTYKMAPDRKFPEGDVRLILEEILTDRLAETKYDAEHCRQLSKSISDTVKNRVKELKIERYKIICLVHIGQMGNQGMRIGSRCLWDTNFDTYSSFMFKNGSLFAAATVYGVYFE
- the LOC136899188 gene encoding uncharacterized protein C19orf44-like, with translation MASRKQQWKDSVEKVRRLSVESPARKGSVIGEETSTKELEEYLETLKKKSGIKSLWKGDNFDKIVRDDEDKTPDISISSVGDDEYDEKLQSHGLDVDDDDDFKVNVQMFSEVSSNDNERSPESSVNPLKGLQMAEFALNTVELSDKLSENNKLDSKLKGLSISGKDVKSVINDLSQTAEVLTEDEVDDEIEEDIVDETIENIKDVRQRSNSRNQHDSERKRSMSTRTISETSRSKHDTNQTRSEHSYTNDFSSGSEVKSQSERSHSHSYSDNKNLTTSKASRSSRRSRASRSSRSSNSSRTSHSSRSSERSHSKSTISEYSKSKNAHSSNKYRCDVGVQTVPTRDHFTMPSGLGVGMATSSTPQGMQYVDPTPIATHTVPPEAMEAMTAYNPAIIALNNMLREQIRLVEQFVEINQRMYESYARGANSSYRYTTLEDTQKFIEKNRPKPISYEEALEQVKREGR